A section of the Xiphias gladius isolate SHS-SW01 ecotype Sanya breed wild chromosome 10, ASM1685928v1, whole genome shotgun sequence genome encodes:
- the gnmt gene encoding glycine N-methyltransferase, whose product MSVDSVFRTRSLGVAAEGLPDQYADGKAAKVWQLYIGDTQSRTQEYKSWVVSLLKEHGVRRVLDVACGTGVDSIMLVEEGFNMVSVDASDKMLKYALKARWERRKEPAFDQWVIEEANWLTLSEDIQKPGAGFDAVICLGNSFAHLPDFKGDQSDQKLALQNIASMVRPGGILIIDHRNYDYILETGRAPKGKNIYYKSDLTQDISTSVLWVNSKPHMITLDYTIHVPQAILQNLPEVSKFRLSYYPHRLESFKGLLNEAFNGKMEHSVYGDFKAYVQGQTQAPCYFIHVCKKTA is encoded by the exons ATGTCGGTCGACAGCGTGTTTAGGACCCGCTCTCTCGGTGTGGCCGCCGAGGGTCTCCCTGATCAGTATGCCGACGGCAAAGCAGCGAAAGTCTGGCAGCTGTACATCGGCGACACGCAGAGTAGGACGCAGGAGTACAAAAGCTGGGTGGTGTCGTTGCTGAAAGAGCACGGGGTTCGGAGAGTGCTGGATGTAGCCTGCGGAACCGG AGTTGACTCCATCATGTTGGTGGAGGAGGGGTTCAATATGGTGAGCGTGGATGCCAGCGACAAAATGCTCAAGTATGCACTGAAGGCGAGatgggagagaagaaaagaaccagCTTTTGATCAGTGGg TTATTGAAGAGGCCAACTGGCTGACATTATCAGAAGATATACAGAAACCAGGGGCTGGCTTTGATGCTGTTATCTGCCTTGGCAACTCCTTTGCCCATTTACCAGACTTTAAAG GGGACCAGAGTGACCAAAAGCTGGCCCTTCAGAACATTGCCAGTATGGTCAGACCAGGTGGGATCCTCATCATTGACCACCGTAACTATGACTACATTCTGGAGACTGGGAGGGCgccaaaaggcaaaaatatctACTACAAG AGTGATCTTACTCAGGACATCTCCACCTCGGTGCTGTGGGTCAACAGTAAGCCCCATATGATCACTCTGGACTACACTATCCACGTGCCCCAGGCCATCCTTCAGAATCTTCCTGAAGTCAG TAAATTTCGTCTGTCCTACTACCCCCACCGCCTGGAGAGCTTCAAAGGGTTGCTGAACGAGGCCTTCAACGGCAAAATGGAGCACAGCGTCTATGGAGATTTCAAGGCGTATGTCCAAGGCCAGACCCAGGCTCCCTGCTACTTCATCCATGTCTGTAAGAAGACAGCCTAA
- the LOC120795864 gene encoding complement component C1q receptor: MLWIFLLQLLNSAKDLSGAQHETLCTSNACLTLHMDRVSFVKAHQNCVHNGGYLMTVRDREEEDVLRSLLSKIQRQRQDRVLKFWIGLKLNKGNCVFAEKTLRGFKWVSGEGDSQYSNWGEEPIPTCTEDRCVRANYTIFGQNQLKWVAVPCKSPAFYVCKFYFKGMCKPLALLGPGQITYTPPFSEKPQRSVMKLFPIGTYANILCSDQQLHYSVCMGADDFYRWTAPGPFCNTGERSCTINNGGCEDLCRRDADEVRCFCREGYDLDEDGLSCRIKDLCGADTCEHQCVLGESGHSCKCADGFKLDENQRNCSDVDECQSQACEDHLCVNTPGSYTCACKDGYEMIYGRCSDVDECAQSRCEHSCLNNMGSFSCYCNEGFTLSQDGYSCVDINECLTNRCQFICINTIGSFSCTCPQGFYLEPDGSTCAPDVTQTSAASWDDNAGEDTQENSTVSLTRAAAELQHQSPHTDPPLPDLVNVTLSGQESNTSTAKSLAKTFDYRIMVCVLGSVIPLLVLVAVTLAIAIFRCSRSKKEAKKNATTDGYCWVSSGLDPRLEKLYESILTDDL, translated from the coding sequence ATGTTGTGGATTTTTCTACTGCAGCTCCTCAACAGCGCTAAGGATTTATCTGGAGCTCAACATGAGACTCTGTGCACTTCTAACGCCTGCCTCACCCTGCATATGGACAGGGTGAGCTTTGTGAAGGCCCATCAGAATTGTGTCCACAATGGAGGTTATCTGATgacagtcagagacagagaagaagaggatgtgCTGCGCTCGCTTCTCTCAAAGATCCAAAGACAACGTCAGGACAGGGTGCTGAAATTTTGGATTGggttaaaattaaacaaaggcAACTGTGTATTCGCTGAAAAGACTCTCAGGGGGTTTAAGTGGGTATCTGGGGAGGGAGATTCCCAGTACTCCAACTGGGGAGAAGAACCCATCCCCACCTGCACAGAGGACAGATGTGTAAGGGCTAACTACACTATATTTGGTCAGAATCAACTGAAATGGGTTGCTGTACCGTGCAAAAGCCCTGCTTTTTATGtatgtaagttttattttaaggGAATGTGCAAACCTTTGGCTCTCCTGGGGCCTGGACAAATAACCTACACACCGCCCTTCTCAGAAAAGCCACAAAGAAGTGTAATGAAGTTATTTCCAATCGGAACATATGCTAATATTTTATGCAGTGACCAACAGCTTCACTACTCTGTGTGTATGGGGGCGGACGACTTCTATCGGTGGACAGCCCCAGGTCCATTTTGCAACACAGGAGAGCGAAGCTGCACGATCAACAACGGCGGATGCGAAGATTTGTGCCGTCGGGACGCGGACGAAGTTCGATGCTTTTGCAGAGAAGGTTACGACCTGGATGAGGATGGACTCTCTTGCAGGATAAAAGACTTGTGCGGCGCTGACACCTGTGAGCATCAGTGCGTATTGGGGGAGTCCGGACACTCCTGCAAATGTGCAGATGGGTTCAAACTGGATGAAAACCAGCGCAACTGCTCTGACGTTGATGAGTGCCAGTCACAAGCCTGTGAGGACCACTTGTGCGTAAATACGCCGGGCAGTTACACGTGTGCGTGTAAAGATGGCTACGAAATGATCTATGGTAGATGTAGTGATGTGGATGAGTGCGCACAATCGAGATGTGAGCACAGCTGCTTAAACAATATGGGATCCTTCTCCTGTTACTGCAATGAGGGCTTCACTTTATCCCAGGACGGCTACTCGTGCGTTGACATAAATGAGTGCCTCACTAATCGCTGCCAGTTCATATGCATCAATACCATAGGCAGCTTCTCGTGCACGTGCCCGCAGGGCTTCTACCTGGAGCCCGACGGGTCGACTTGCGCTCCAGATGTGACACAAACATCAGCTGCTTCGTGGGACGACAACGCTGGCGAGGACACACAAGAGAACTCCACTGTGTCCTTAACCAGAGCCGCGGCTGAGCTCCAGCACCAGTCCCCTCACACTGACCCGCCGCTTCCGGACCTGGTGAACGTTACGCTCAGTGGTCAGGAGAGCAACACTTCCACGGCGAAAAGTTTGGCGAAGACTTTCGATTACAGGATAATGGTCTGCGTCCTCGGTTCAGTCATCCCCCTGCTCGTGCTGGTCGCGGTGACTTTGGCTATCGCAATTTTTCGATGCAGTCGCTCCAAAAAAGAAGCCAAGAAAAACGCTACTACGGACGGCTACTGTTGGGTGTCTTCTGGTCTGGATCCACGTTTAGAGAAACTATACGAGTCCATCTTGACTGATGACCTATGA
- the sertad4 gene encoding SERTA domain-containing protein 4: MTLVLSMNPFLDPEGDPPLSPYQPIWESERCTKTCLSNPAPPCNSEEQFTQEPPCRRVPDHVSVSRIAYFKRKFVDDDDEPSFSFRTYCQTVAPVLEERAHVLRLSLEKMRFIDDPEAFLRRSVLVNNLLRRLRAEILLQSTDWCFPPNPAFPTGTCVLPPSTNLAHQALHGAVPTRICLAPQAGPPFRKRLRMVRGGQGDLRPDCAQTCCCIYAAAAAAGHYLHLPFSMYDAALSACPSTPQSSSFFQLASHSKLGLTVAVEERDDEDEDVEEEEENEEEEEREEEEEEEDDERRQAGPSIDVVKDKSSPKSRTRTVLGHAHTRTEEDSCMTDRVEEEEDGEQEEEEEEEEEEEEEEQVVRPCQWASERELHKVSFWHRRAHRQ; encoded by the exons atgacccTCGTTTTGTCAATGAATCCTTTCCTGGACCCAGAAGGAGACCCACCACTCTCCCCATATCAGCCCATATGGGAATCGGAGCGCTGCACTAAGACTTGCCTGTCAAACCCTGCCCCGCCATGCAACTCTGAAGAGCAATTTACACAAG aacCCCCCTGCAGGCGTGTTCCTGATCATGTTTCAGTGTCCAGGATTGCTTACTTCAAGAGGAagtttgttgatgatgatgatgagccTTCCTTCAGTTTCAGGACATACTGCCAGACT GTTGCACCAGTTTTGGAGGAGCGTGCTCACGTGCTGCGTCTTTCCCTGGAGAAGATGAGATTCATTGACGATCCTGAAGCCTTCCTCCGACGCTCCGTCCTTGTTAACAACCTCCTGCGCCGTCTGCGAGCTGAGATTCTGCTCCAGAGCACTGACTGGTGCTTCCCACCAAACCCGGCATTCCCCACTGGCACTTGCGTCCTCCCACCCAGCACTAACCTTGCGCACCAGGCACTCCACGGAGCAGTACCCACCCGGATTTGCTTAGCACCCCAAGCCGGACCGCCCTTCCGCAAGCGCCTCCGAATGGTCCGTGGAGGACAGGGGGATCTTCGCCCTGACTGTGCCCAGACATGCTGCTGCATCTACGCAGCggcagctgctgcaggacaCTACCTCCACCTCCCGTTTTCCATGTATGATGCAGCACTCTCTGCCTGCCCGTCCACACCACAGTCCTCCTCGTTTTTTCAGTTAGCTAGCCATAGTAAGTTAGGGCTGACAGTGGCTGTAGAAGAGCgtgatgatgaggatgaagatgttgaagaggaggaggaaaatgaagaagaagaagagagagaagaggaggaggaggaagaagatgatgaaAGAAGACAAGCAGGGCCTTCTATTGATGTTGTTAAAGACAAGTCAAGCCCGAAAAGTAGGACTAGGACCGTGCTGggtcatgcacacacaaggacagaggaggacagcTGCATGACAGATAGggtagaagaggaggaggacggagagcaggaggaggaagaggaggaggaagaggaggaggaggaagaggagcaggttGTGAGACCTTGTCAGTGGGCCTCAGAGAGAGAGCTCCACAAGGTTAGCTTCTGGCACCGCAGGGCTCATAGACAATAA
- the LOC120795865 gene encoding thrombomodulin: MACLKLTMTLIILMSVIFLLSLKTGFCMKQTGTCRPICTGNDCITINQDRVDFKAAEEACRERNGEIMTLHYETDESILDTLSQELFGDFWIGLRLPAGACSNLSAPLRGYEWTSGSPHRSFIPSLSTWKDSFKVCSPRCVSLSNDQKWTERLCSDRTDGYLCRTKHKDACQAQELSDPIFFQSSEGCSTGPCQHDCKDVKGGYECSCFQGYIADRNDRKQCKLHCDKPTCPMVCEGTSDIACTCADGYIQNGNVCVAIDECVEMDCVKIPLDDSKSIKAESSESFNITTPVTEGSVNPTANNSTQTTYPVAAGGFLWILIFVPVAVVVVIIVVRLYVVKRQKRREQNSNQSIAAAPMDNI; the protein is encoded by the coding sequence ATGGCCTGCTTGAAACTGACAATGAcattgattattttaatgtcagttatttttttattgtctcttAAGACTGGATTTTGCATGAAACAGACTGGCACTTGTAGGCCTATTTGTACTGGCAACGACTGCATAACTATTAACCAAGACAGAGTGGATTTTAAAGCAGCTGAGGAAGCATGCCGTGAAAGGAATGGAGAAATAATGACACTTCATTATGAGACAGATGAGAGCATCCTTGATACTTTGAGTCAGGAATTGTTTGGAGACTTCTGGATCGGACTGCGTTTACCAGCTGGCGCCTGTAGCAACCTTTCAGCTCCACTCAGAGGCTATGAGTGGACCTCTGGTAGCCCACACAGGAGCTTTATTCCATCCCTCAGCACCTGGAAAGACAGCTTTAAAGTCTGCTCTCCACGCTGCGTGTCACTTTCAAACGATCAAAAGTGGACAGAGCGACTGTGCTCGGACAGGACTGATGGATATCTGTGCAGAACAAAGCACAAAGATGCATGCCAGGCACAAGAATTATCAGAtcccatttttttccaaagctctGAAGGCTGCTCAACAGGCCCTTGTCAGCATGATTGCAAGGATGTAAAAGGAGGTTATGAATGCTCTTGTTTCCAAGGATATATAGCAGAcagaaatgacaggaaacagTGCAAATTGCACTGTGACAAACCGACATGTCCTATGGTATGTGAAGGAACCAGTGATATTGCATGCACCTGTGCTGATGGCTATATACAGAATGGTAACGTCTGTGTGGCGATTGATGAATGTGTAGAGATGGACTGTGTAAAAATACCTCTGGACGATTCAAAATCCATCAAAGCAGAGTCGAGTGAGAGTTTTAACATCACAACTCCTGTCACCGAAGGTTCTGTTAATCCCACTGCCAATAATAGTACTCAGACGACTTATCCAGTAGCTGCTGGGGGTTTTCTCTGGATATTGATTTTTGTACCTGTGGCTGTGGTAGTGGTTATAATTGTGGTAAGGCTTTATGTTGTTAAGCGTCAGAAGCGAAGAGAACAAAACTCCAATCAGTCTATTGCTGCTGCTCCTATGGACAATATTTAG